TTCAAATTCTTGCTGTAGTTTTTGCGCTTGTTGTTGAACTAGAATATACGTATTACGTTGCTCTACTAACGTTTTTTTAGCTTCAGCTAGTTTTTCTTCGAATGTAGTTTTTTGAACAGAAAGAGAGGCAATTTGATTGTGTAACTCCCCTTGTTTGGTAATTGTTTTTTGATTCTTAGCATTTTCTTGTAAATATTGCCGTTCCAAATATTTTAAATCATTGCCTATATTGGCGTGTTCCTGCATTTTCTCCACGTATTGAGATCGTAACTCTTCTAGGAGTTCTTTCGTGGATTTTTGCAGGCGAGTTAACTCCTCTTTTAACGTAGCTACATTTGCTTCCAAATTTTGTACTTGGCCATTTTTAGTAGAAAGCTCTTGAATAAGCGCTTGTTTAGCAGCTTCTAGCTGTTCGATTTTTGCTTGATTTTCAGCCAAATTTTCTTCGTATTCAGAAAAGCTACGCTTCGTGTGCTTGGAACGCTCCAATAGTACTTCTTGTTGCCCTTCCGCTTGTTTTAAACTCTCTGTCAAAAATAATAATTGCTGATTGGCAGTTTCTAACCACTGATCCAGTTCTTGGCGTTTTTGTCTCTTAGTTTGTAGTTTATTTTCAGCGGCTGTCATTTTACGCGTTAAATTTTGTAGATCACGATTTAACTGCTGTAAATTTTCTTCTGCTTGATCCCAAGTACTCTTAGCTAGTTTAATTTCTGTTACCGTATGCGCCACATCAATGCACTTTAACTCTTCTTTTAGGCGCAAAAATTCTTTAGCTGCATGGCTTTGTTCTTTAAGCGGTGTTAATTGATCTTCTAATTCGTAAACAATATCTTGCACGCGACTTAAATTATCTTCTGTTTCAAATAATTTTTGTTCTGCTTTTTTCTTTCGCTGTTTATATTTTAAAACACCCGCAGCTTCTTCAAAAATCCCGCGTCGATCTTCTGGCTTACTAGCAAATATTGCCTCAACTTTACCTTGGGAAATGATAGAAAAGGACTCTTTGCCAAGGCCTGAGTCCATAAATAAGTCTTGTATGTCTTTTAAACGACAGCTTTGTTTGTTAATGTAAAAATCACTATCACCATTACGATGCAATCGCCGCGTGACACTGATTTCACTGTAATCAAGTGGTAGATAGTGATCACTATTATCTAGTACAACTGTGACTTCTGCAATATTTAATGCTTTACGAGAATCAGAACCGGCAAAAATAATATCCGGCATTTTTCCTCCACGTAAACTTTTTGCTGACTGCTCGCCTAAAACCCAGCGAATAGCTTCAGTTATATTACTCTTACCGCTACCATTTGGCCCCACAACTGCCGTTACACTATTTTCAAAGTCGATTACAGTCCGATCGGCAAAAGACTTGAAGCCTGCGATTTCAATTTTCTTTAAATACACGAAAGCTCCGGGCTCCCTTCTAACGTCTACTCTGCAAGTTTTTCTAGGGCATTATTTGCCGCTGCTTGCTCAGCTAATTTTTTTGATTTCCCTTGGCCTTTACCAATCAAACGATCATCACAATATACCTCAGTCCAAAAAATCCGTTCGTGTGCGGGACCTTCTTCTTTGACTAAACGATAATCGATATGCACGTCGCCACCTTTTTGTAAAACTTCTTGTAGACGTGTTTTATAATCCATCTCATGTGAAAAAGCACCAGCAGCTACTTTAGGAAAAATAACTTTTTGGATAAATGTTTTGACTGTTTCTAAATCTTGATCCAAGTAAAGTGCTCCTAAGAAAGCTTCAAATAAATCACATAAAAGGGAAGGACGCGTTCTACCACCTGAATTTTCTTCCCCTTTACCCAATTTAATTGCTTCGTCAAACTGACATTCTTTAGCAAATGCGGCTAAACTTTCTTCTCTGACAATAGATGCCCGCATTTTCGTTAACTTGCCTTCTGGTAAATCTGGATACTGACGATACAAATACCGAGAAACCAATAATTCTAAAACAGCGTCGCCTAGAAATTCCAAACGCTCATTATCAGCTAAATTCAAATTGCGATGCTCATTGACATAAGATGAATGGGTAAATGCTTGTTCTAATAAGGATACGTTTTTAAAAACAATCCCAAATTTTTCTTTTAACATAGTTTGTAATTGATTATCCATTATTGACAGTCCTTTTTAGGTTGGATTTTGTTTCAACACTCACTTTCTTATTATACTGATTTTCTAGCGTTTAGGAAATGTTATTCACGATATCTCCTTTCATTTCCAAATAACTTTTAAGTATTATGACTGGAAGAATAAAAAATATTTTTTTTGATAGTTAAATATACAAAAAAAGACCGCGAATACTCGCGGTCTTTTTCGATTAACTAACGTTCTTCAGAACTTACACCGATTGTAGCCCATGGGTAAGCATCGTATTGACGTTCGATTGTGAAGTCTACAACACGATCGCTTACAGGACGTAGTGTGTACATGTACATTGTTGGAATTGCAAATGCTTGATCAGATGCATATTCTTGCCATTCTTTGTACAATTCCACTTGTTTAGTAGGATCTAATGCTTCTTCAGAAGACATTTCTTCTAGTAATTTCGTGTTTTCTTCTGATTCAAAACGAGTGAAGTTAAACTGTGCCACAGTTCCATACAAACCACTTGGATTTGGATCAAAACCAGTTGACCAACCAGCTTGGTAAACGTCAATTTCAGGATCATCTGCACCTAGTTTGTCGTAGAAGCTGTTTACTTCCATCAAACGACCACCTGTTAACTTAACGTCTAATCCAACTTTTTTCCATGATTGGATGTAGTAGTCTGCGATTGATTTTGCTACACCAGAGTTGTCACGGAAAGCAAAGTTGATGGTTAATTTTTTACCATCTTTATCTTCACGTAAGCCGTCGCCGTCTGTGTCTTTGTAACCTGCGTCATCTAGTAATTTTTTCGCTTTATCAACATCTTGAGTGTAACCTTTAAGATCTTTGTCGTGTAATTCACCAAATGGAGGTACGATTAATGAGTTAGCTGGCGTTCTTAAACCGGCGTAAAAACGTTCACCGATAATTTTGTTGTCCAATGCATAACCCATTGCTTGACGTAAGTTCTTATCTGCCATTTTAGCATTTTGATCCATGACAACTTTACCTTTATCAGCATCCCATTTACCCATCTTGAAGCCGATGTAATCATAAGCATTGTCTAATTGACCTAGCATTTGGTAGCCTTTGTTATCTTTCCAAGAATCATATGTGTTTGTTGGCATTTCAATAAACATGTCATATTTTTTAGACTTCATTGCTTCTGCTGCTGCAGCTGTACCAACTTTAGTCATGACAACTTTATCTAATTTTGGTTTTTCACCATAGTAATATTCATTTGGCACAAATTCAACTGATTGTCCTGCAACGATTTTATTAAATTTGTAAGGTCCCATTGTAACTGGGTTTTTACGGACAGGATCAGAACCTTCCATGTCTTTTACGGCAATACCTTCAAAAGCATGTTTTGCCATTGCATAACCTAAGATTGGATCATTACCACCTTGTAAAATTGAAGGTAGGAATTTTTTGAATTTAATTTTGATTTCTTTTTCGTTTACTTTTTCAATACCACTAATGGAATCTGCTTTGCCTTCGTGGTATTCAGTCATACCTTCGATTTGTTGTAGAGCATCACTGTAACGCACGCCATTGTAGTCTTTGTGTCCAATTACTTCATACGGGAAGATCATATCATCGGCCGTAACGTCTTTACCGTCACTCCATTTTACGCCATCTTTGACTGTCATGGTAACTGTTTTGTTATCTGGATCCATTTTAACTGTTGATGCTGGATTATCTTCTTTAATTTTCAAATCTTTATCAACGGTAACTAATGTTTCTTCTGCTGGCTCACTAAAGTAGGTATCCAGTGTGATTTGGCTAAAGGCTGAGTTGAAAATACCTGTAAAGTCAGTATCTGATACGACTGCGACTTCTAAAGTGCCGCCGTCAATCGCCTTTTTATCATTTTTTGTTGCCATTTCAAAGGATGTTTCTGCTGCTTTGTCGCCTGAACCACTGTCGTTATTTTTGCTGTTGTCTGAATTACCAGAACCGCAGGCAGCTAATGCAAAAATACTGAACAATGATACCATACCCATGATTTTTTTCTTCATTTCCGTTCCTCCCATATCTTTACTAAAAACCTATTTTATACAAACATCTATAAGAGATGGTTATACCGTAATTAACCCAAACGTTGACGGGCATCCGCAGAACGTTTAAAAGCTTGTCCGACATAGTTGATAGATAACATTAAAACTAAAATTAAAATTGAAGCAGGAACCCAAACCCATTGTTTATTTACTAAGACATCAGAATCTGTTGCAAATGAAATTAATGTCCCTAAACTTGGCGTTTCATTTGGTAAACCAAAGCCTAAGAAAGTTAATGTTGTTTCAATCCCGATATTCCCCGCAAAGTTCATCGTTAAGTTTGTAATGATTAATGAACTTAAGTTCGGCATGATTTCTCTAAACATAATTTTGAAATCATTCGTTCCCAACGTTTTAGAAGCTGAGACATAGTCGCGACGCACTTCTGACAATGTTTTCGCACGGAAAAGTCTTGCTTTAGCCGTCCAATAAAATGCGCTCATGATGATTACTAAACTCAATGCTGTATAGCGCGGAATAATAGTTACCAATACAATGATGATTAATTGAATTGGCAAAATCATAACGAAATCGACAATACGCATCACAATCATATCGAAAATACCGCCAAAGTAACCTGACATAATCCCGATACCTACACCAATAATCGATGTTGCAATGGTAATGGCAAACCCAATAAAAATTGAATTTCGTGCCCCAATAACAAGTAGTCCTAAAACATCACGACCACCATCATCAGAACCTAAAAGTAATTTATGACCTTCCATGGAAATAGAACCCGGTTCTAAATAGCGGTCAATAGGATTAACGGTATTGACTAAACTTTGATCAAAGAATAAAGCTCCCACAAAAGCAAAAAGTAATAATAAAACTAAAATTATTAGTGAAAAAAGTGCCAAACGATCTTTAACGAATTCGCGGGCAATCATCCGAATCCCCATTGGCGGAACCGATACTTTTTCAACTGGAGCTGTTTTTACTGCTGTATTTTTTTCAGACATTCTACTATCCCCCTACCTACTGAATGCGGATCCGAGGATCAACGATACTCATCACGATATCAGACACCAATGTCCCGATCAAAGTAGCAATCCCGAAAATCAACGTCAAAGCAGTGATGATAGCATAATCCCGTTGTTGGATACTTGAAATAAACAAGTTTCCAATCCCCGGATAGTTAAAGATACGCTCGATAACCACTGAACCAGAAATCAATGCGACAATTTCATAACCTAACTGTGAGGCAATTGGTAATGATGCGTTTCTAAAAATATGACGAGTAAATACACGATTGGTTGGCACTCCTTTAGATCGTGCTGTCCGCACATAATCCATTTGTTTTGCATCAACAACTTCGCTACGCAAATACTGAATGGTTACGGCCGTTCCCAATAACGCCTGTACAATTGCCGGCAATGCAACGTGATATAACTCATCTAAGAAATACCTAAAGGAACCTGCGCTGGAGTTAATCGAGACACTCCCCGTGGTAGGAAACCAATCCAAGCGATAACCAAAAATCAATAGCATAATTAATGCCAATACGAATACTGGAATGGCAAAACTGATAAAGTTATAAGCAACAACAAATTTGTCAAACCAAGAATTTTGATAACGTCCTGCAAATAACCCCATTGGAATAGCAATCAAATAAGTCAAAATAACTGTAACGATTGCTAAACGGACAGTATTGCCGATCCGTTGACCGATAACGGTAGTAACAGCATATTTGTAGTTATAGCTGATACCAAAGTCACCTTTTAAAGCATTTCCAACCCAACGAACATATTGTTGTGGCCATGGATCATTCAATCCAGCTTGTTCTCTTAGTTCTGCAATCCGAGATGGTGATGTAGTTGGACTAATCAACCCAGTAAATGGATCCCCAGGCATCATTTTGGCTAACATAAAGATTAAAATACTCAAAATAATAACTTGAGGGATCATTAAAAGTACACGTCGTAAAATTGTTTTCCACATTTTATTTAGCCCCCTCGTTTAATAATGCGACAGAATGGGTATCTGTAATCTTGCGTAAATCGTATACGCGGCCCGTATTGTCGTAATAATCTTTTTGATGTTTGATGTACTCTTCTTCGACGTGACGGCGATTTTCTTTATGAGCCTCACGATTTGGTACATCAATACGAGGAATAGCAGATAATAAACGTTTGGTATAAATATGGCGTGGATCATTATAAATATCTTCACGACTACCAATTTCAACAAACCGACCTTTATACATAATGGCAATGTTGTCACACATATGTTTGACTACACCCAAGTCATGGGAAATAAATAAATAGCTTAAATCATATTGTTGTTGAATTCGCTTCATGAAGTTCAATACTTGTGCTTGTACTGATAAGTCCAAAGCCGATACTGGTTCATCGGCAACAATTAACTTGGGATTAGTTGCAACAGCGCGAGCAACCCCTAAACGTTGTCTTTGCCCACCAGAGAACTCGTGAGGATATTTGTACAATGCATCTTCTGGCATCCCTACGATATCTAATAATTCTTTCACACGTTGTTTTTCTTCTTGATCACTTAAACGTTCAAAATTACGTAGTGGTTCAGCAATAATGTCTAATACACGTTTTTTAGGATTCAAAGAAGACATAGAATCTTGAAAGATCATTTGGACATCTTTGTTGTAATTCATTTTTTTACGCACGTTACGTTTGGTAACATCTTGTCCGTTATAAATAATTTCTCCACCGGTAACTTTTTCTAATCCCAAAATAGCCTTACCTGTTGTGGATTTGCCTGAACCTGATTCCCCTACAAGACCATATGTTTTACCTTTTTCGATGACAAAATCAACACCATCAACGGCATAAACATGGTCGGTCACACGGTTAAAGAAACCGCTGCGAATTGGATAGTGGATTTTCAGATCTTTAATCGTAATTAATTCTGACATTTACACTTCTCCTTCGTCTTTAAAATGGAAGTGCTTGTAGCAAGTACAACGCACCAAATGATCTTTTCCAACTTCGTGTAGAGTTGGATTTTCTTCATGATCACTTTCGGGAATCCAAGGAATCCGTGGTGCAAAGCGACAACCTGTTCGTGGCATTTTCACCAAGGTAGGAACAATCCCTTCAATAACGTGAAGTTCATTATCGTGATTGTCTTCTTGCGGAATGGAGTTTAAAAGTGAACGTGTATAAGGATGTTGCGGATTGTTAAACAACTCTTCTACTGGTGCAACTTCAACAAATTGACCGGCATACATCACGGCTACTCGATCAGCCATTTCTGCTACAACTCCCAAGTCATGGGTAATTAAAATAATGCCAGACTCCGTCTCTTCTTGTAAGTCTTTTAATAAATCCAAAATTTGCGCTTGGATTGTTACATCCAGTGCGGTAGTTGGTTCATCGGCAATTAAAATCGGTGGTTTTGCTGCAATTGCAATCGCGATAATAACCCGTTGGCGCATTCCACCAGATAATTCGTGAGGATATTGACGTCCTACTCGTTTAGGATTTGGAATCCCAACTTGTTCGAGTAATTCCATTGCTCGCGCTTGACGTTGCTCTGCAGTCATATTGGTATGATAAACCAGACCTTCTTTAATTTGGTCTTCAATTCGCATCAACGGATTCAAAGCGGACAATGGATCTTGGAAAATCATTCCAATATCGTTTCCGCGAATTTTGTTATATAGAGTTTCATTTAAATTGGCCAAATCCAAATCTTTATAAAGCATCTCACCAGTGATCCGGGTGTTTTTTGGATCATGTAATCCCATAATGGTAGTGGCAAGTGTACTCTTTCCACAACCTGACTCGCCAACAATCGCTAAAATTTCATTACGTTCTAAAGTAAATGACACACCGTCAACAGCATCGTAGTATTCATCTTTAATACGAAAGCCCGTGTGTAGATCCTGAACTTCTAATAATTGATTATCTTGTGACAATCCAATACCCCTCTTTCGCTAATACGGAGATTTTTTGCCGGAAAATGTAAAAAAGCATGGAAGAGATGCTGTCTTCTTCCAGTCTCCAATTATTTCCGCTAATATTTCTTAATAATTATATAGAAAGGTGTATCATAATGCAAGTTAAAGAGCTGTGAAAGCAGAATTTTCAGAAAACTCCCAAAATTATTTTTGATTTCTTTGAAATTTGAGGAAAAACTTGCTATTAAGCTAATTCCTTATAAAAATTAAAGCGTAAATTTTAGCTACAATTCATGCAATTTCACAAAGATTCCCATAAATAATCACTTTAAAGATTAATTTTTGTAAAAAAAAGCACTTTCAAATCAAATTACAAGTGAAAATCCATACAAATTTATTTCATTTTATGTATTTTTATCCTATGAAAAATCTGTCTCTATCCATATTATTGCTGTAAAATTAGAAAAACCATGTTTTTTTAGTGCAAGAAAAAGAGGAAAGAAAATTTCCGAAAAAATTTCTTTCCTCTTTTAATGACAAAAGATTCAGTTTTAACTGTTTTCTTATGACAAGTGGCTGGCAATATAATCTACTGCACTACCTACTGTTTCGATTTGTTCGGCATCTTCATCAGAAATTTCGGTACCGAATTCATCTTCTAATTCCAAGACAAATTCCATCACGCTAATGGAATCTGCATTCAGGTCGTCTTTGATGCTCATAGTATCAGTAACTTGATCAGCATCCACGTTAAAGTGGTTTGCAATCACGGCTGCTACTTTTTTAAATACTTCTTCACGCGTCAAATGTATTCACCTCCACGTTTATGACAATATCAAAAGATAGCTACCAAACATTTTAAGGGTTTCTAAATACTTTGTCTAGCCTTTTTTAGGTAATTGTTGTTTTAAAAACTTTTTAATCGACTTTTTCTTCTTCGCGAGCTTCAAATTGTGCAACTAATTGGGGTACCATATCTGTTTTTAACATTGTATGAATTTGACGAATTGTATAGCTAACAGCTTCAGGACCCGTGGCGCCGTGGGTTTTAATTACAGGAGCTTTTAAGCCAAATAAAACAGCTCCACCATATTTTGCATAGTCCATTTCGTTTTTTAAATTACGTAGACCGTCTTTTAAAAGTAAAGCGCCCATTTTCCCTTTAAAACCTTCTGCTAAGATAGATTCTTTTAGCAAAGCCATCAGGTTTAGAGCAGTTCCTTCGATTGTTTTCAAAACTGCATTACCCGTGAAACCATCTGTCACAACTACATCTGCTGCACCGTTTAAAAGTTCTCGTGCTTCGACATTCCCGATAAAATTAAGATTATTTTCGGCTTTTAAAAGTTCAAAAGTTTTTTTCGTTAACTCACTGCCTTTTGTCTCTTCTGTCCCATTATTTAAAAGTCCTACCCGTGGGTTGGCAATTCCCCGAACATGTTGTGCATAAAAAGAACCTAAAATTCCGTATTGCAACAAATGCTCCGGTTTGTTATCTGCATTGGCGCCGAGGTCTAACATATCAAAACCACCCTCTTTACCAAGAACCGGCAATGTGGACATTAAACCGGGACGTTCAATGCCTTTAATGCGACCAACAATGAATAATCCTGCCGCTAGCAATGCACCGGTATTCCCTGCGGAAAAAATAGCATCTGCTTCACCATTTTTAACTGCTTGCGCTGCCAATACCATTGAAGCTTGCTTTTTGCGTCGAATTGCCTTTACCGGTTCATCATCGCTGTTGATTTTTTCATCTGTATGAATAATTTTAACATTTGCTTCATCCGTTACATATTTCTTTATTTCTGCTTCTTTGCCATATAATTGAAATTCAATATCGGGAAAATCTTTTTTCGCCAACATTACGCCTTCGACAATTGCTTTGGGAGCGTTGTCGCCACCCATCGCATCTACTGCGATTTTCATCATTTCGTTATACCCCCTGTAAACCATCAATTACAGAAGCTGGGAGATTAATTTGTCTCAACCCCTGTTCACGCATAAACATTGTGACAAAAGTAGATTCTTCAAAAAACAATCCGAAATTTCTTGAAGTTGAACACTTCTATCCCAACCTCTTTTCATATGTTACAAAGTATAGCATAATCAATCAAAAAATTGCGTTTCTGCCTGATTTTTTATTGCTGCAACTAATCCTTGATATTCTGGTAGAACGTGCCAATTTTTCATTTGCCAAACTTTTTGTGCTTCACTTCTGGCTACCTCTAAAATATTAGCATCTGCAACTAAATCGCCAGCAATAAACTGCGGAATACCCGATTGTCGAAAACCAAATACTTCTCCTGGTCCGCGTAACTTCAAGTCTTCTTCACTTAAGACAAAACCATTATTGGTTTCTGTCATGATTTTCATCCGCGCAGCACCAGTTTCATTTTTCGGATCTGCAACTAAAATACAATAGGACGCTTTCGCGCTTCGACCAACCCGTCCGCGCAATTGGTGAAGTTGGGCCAGCCCAAAGCGTTCTGCATCAATAATTAACATAACAGTTGCATTAGGAACATTGACCCCGACTTCAATTACTGTCGTCGAAACCAAAATTTGCATTTTATTTTCTTTGAAGTCTGTCATAATTGTTTCTTTTTCTTGATTTTTCATTTTGCCATGGAGCATACCAACTTTATACTCTTGTCCATAAAAAGCTTGGAGGTGTTCATAAACTTCTGTCGCATTTTTGACATCTAGTGTTTCTGATTCTTCAATTAACGGACAAATAACATACATTTGATGACCTTGTTTTAACTCCTGGTGTGACCAGTCTAAAACAGAATCTAACTGACTTGGACGAACCCAGCGTGTTTCAATCGGGATACGGCCGGCT
The genomic region above belongs to Enterococcus saigonensis and contains:
- the rnc gene encoding ribonuclease III translates to MDNQLQTMLKEKFGIVFKNVSLLEQAFTHSSYVNEHRNLNLADNERLEFLGDAVLELLVSRYLYRQYPDLPEGKLTKMRASIVREESLAAFAKECQFDEAIKLGKGEENSGGRTRPSLLCDLFEAFLGALYLDQDLETVKTFIQKVIFPKVAAGAFSHEMDYKTRLQEVLQKGGDVHIDYRLVKEEGPAHERIFWTEVYCDDRLIGKGQGKSKKLAEQAAANNALEKLAE
- a CDS encoding oligopeptide ABC transporter substrate-binding protein; this translates as MKKKIMGMVSLFSIFALAACGSGNSDNSKNNDSGSGDKAAETSFEMATKNDKKAIDGGTLEVAVVSDTDFTGIFNSAFSQITLDTYFSEPAEETLVTVDKDLKIKEDNPASTVKMDPDNKTVTMTVKDGVKWSDGKDVTADDMIFPYEVIGHKDYNGVRYSDALQQIEGMTEYHEGKADSISGIEKVNEKEIKIKFKKFLPSILQGGNDPILGYAMAKHAFEGIAVKDMEGSDPVRKNPVTMGPYKFNKIVAGQSVEFVPNEYYYGEKPKLDKVVMTKVGTAAAAEAMKSKKYDMFIEMPTNTYDSWKDNKGYQMLGQLDNAYDYIGFKMGKWDADKGKVVMDQNAKMADKNLRQAMGYALDNKIIGERFYAGLRTPANSLIVPPFGELHDKDLKGYTQDVDKAKKLLDDAGYKDTDGDGLREDKDGKKLTINFAFRDNSGVAKSIADYYIQSWKKVGLDVKLTGGRLMEVNSFYDKLGADDPEIDVYQAGWSTGFDPNPSGLYGTVAQFNFTRFESEENTKLLEEMSSEEALDPTKQVELYKEWQEYASDQAFAIPTMYMYTLRPVSDRVVDFTIERQYDAYPWATIGVSSEER
- a CDS encoding ABC transporter permease, coding for MSEKNTAVKTAPVEKVSVPPMGIRMIAREFVKDRLALFSLIILVLLLLFAFVGALFFDQSLVNTVNPIDRYLEPGSISMEGHKLLLGSDDGGRDVLGLLVIGARNSIFIGFAITIATSIIGVGIGIMSGYFGGIFDMIVMRIVDFVMILPIQLIIIVLVTIIPRYTALSLVIIMSAFYWTAKARLFRAKTLSEVRRDYVSASKTLGTNDFKIMFREIMPNLSSLIITNLTMNFAGNIGIETTLTFLGFGLPNETPSLGTLISFATDSDVLVNKQWVWVPASILILVLMLSINYVGQAFKRSADARQRLG
- the opp4B gene encoding oligopeptide ABC transporter permease; protein product: MWKTILRRVLLMIPQVIILSILIFMLAKMMPGDPFTGLISPTTSPSRIAELREQAGLNDPWPQQYVRWVGNALKGDFGISYNYKYAVTTVIGQRIGNTVRLAIVTVILTYLIAIPMGLFAGRYQNSWFDKFVVAYNFISFAIPVFVLALIMLLIFGYRLDWFPTTGSVSINSSAGSFRYFLDELYHVALPAIVQALLGTAVTIQYLRSEVVDAKQMDYVRTARSKGVPTNRVFTRHIFRNASLPIASQLGYEIVALISGSVVIERIFNYPGIGNLFISSIQQRDYAIITALTLIFGIATLIGTLVSDIVMSIVDPRIRIQ
- a CDS encoding ABC transporter ATP-binding protein yields the protein MSELITIKDLKIHYPIRSGFFNRVTDHVYAVDGVDFVIEKGKTYGLVGESGSGKSTTGKAILGLEKVTGGEIIYNGQDVTKRNVRKKMNYNKDVQMIFQDSMSSLNPKKRVLDIIAEPLRNFERLSDQEEKQRVKELLDIVGMPEDALYKYPHEFSGGQRQRLGVARAVATNPKLIVADEPVSALDLSVQAQVLNFMKRIQQQYDLSYLFISHDLGVVKHMCDNIAIMYKGRFVEIGSREDIYNDPRHIYTKRLLSAIPRIDVPNREAHKENRRHVEEEYIKHQKDYYDNTGRVYDLRKITDTHSVALLNEGAK
- a CDS encoding ABC transporter ATP-binding protein translates to MSQDNQLLEVQDLHTGFRIKDEYYDAVDGVSFTLERNEILAIVGESGCGKSTLATTIMGLHDPKNTRITGEMLYKDLDLANLNETLYNKIRGNDIGMIFQDPLSALNPLMRIEDQIKEGLVYHTNMTAEQRQARAMELLEQVGIPNPKRVGRQYPHELSGGMRQRVIIAIAIAAKPPILIADEPTTALDVTIQAQILDLLKDLQEETESGIILITHDLGVVAEMADRVAVMYAGQFVEVAPVEELFNNPQHPYTRSLLNSIPQEDNHDNELHVIEGIVPTLVKMPRTGCRFAPRIPWIPESDHEENPTLHEVGKDHLVRCTCYKHFHFKDEGEV
- the acpP gene encoding acyl carrier protein, with product MTREEVFKKVAAVIANHFNVDADQVTDTMSIKDDLNADSISVMEFVLELEDEFGTEISDEDAEQIETVGSAVDYIASHLS
- the plsX gene encoding phosphate acyltransferase PlsX, with protein sequence MKIAVDAMGGDNAPKAIVEGVMLAKKDFPDIEFQLYGKEAEIKKYVTDEANVKIIHTDEKINSDDEPVKAIRRKKQASMVLAAQAVKNGEADAIFSAGNTGALLAAGLFIVGRIKGIERPGLMSTLPVLGKEGGFDMLDLGANADNKPEHLLQYGILGSFYAQHVRGIANPRVGLLNNGTEETKGSELTKKTFELLKAENNLNFIGNVEARELLNGAADVVVTDGFTGNAVLKTIEGTALNLMALLKESILAEGFKGKMGALLLKDGLRNLKNEMDYAKYGGAVLFGLKAPVIKTHGATGPEAVSYTIRQIHTMLKTDMVPQLVAQFEAREEEKVD